The proteins below are encoded in one region of Eulemur rufifrons isolate Redbay chromosome 2, OSU_ERuf_1, whole genome shotgun sequence:
- the RPL10L gene encoding ribosomal protein uL16-like isoform X1 — translation MGRRPARCYRYCKNKPYPKSRFCRGVPDAKIRIFDLGRKKAKVDEFPLCGHMVSDEYEQLSSEALEAARICANKYMVKSCGKDGFHIRVRLHPFHVIRINKMLSCAGADRLQTGMRGAFGKPQGTVARVHIGQVIMSIRTKLQNKEHVIEALRRAKFKFPGRQKIHISKKWGFTKFNADEFEDKLAEKRLIPDGCGVKHIPNRGPLDKWRALHS, via the coding sequence ATGGGTCGCCGCCCTGCTCGCTGTTACCGGTATTGTAAGAACAAGCCGTACCCAAAGTCTCGTTTCTGCCGAGGTGTCCCTGATGCCAAGATCCGCATCTTCGACCTGGGTAGGAAGAAGGCAAAAGTTGATGAGTTCCCACTCTGTGGCCACATGGTGTCTGATGAATATGAGCAGCTCTCCTCCGAGGCCCTGGAGGCCGCCCGTATTTGTGCTAACAAGTACATGGTGAAAAGCTGTGGCAAAGATGGCTTTCACATTCGAGTGCGGCTCCATCCCTTTCATGTCATCCGCATCAACAAGATGTTATCCTGTGCTGGGGCTGACAGGCTACAGACGGGTATGCGAGGTGCTTTCGGAAAACCACAGGGTACTGTGGCCAGGGTCCACATTGGACAAGTCATCATGTCCATACGCACCAAGCTTCAGAACAAGGAGCATGTGATTGAAGCCTTACGCAGGGCCAAGTTCAAGTTCCCTGGACGTCAGAAGATCCATATCTCCAAGAAGTGGGGCTTTACCAAGTTTAATGCTGATGAATTTGAAGACAAGTTGGCTGAGAAGCGCCTCATTCCTGATGGTTGTGGAGTGAAACACATCCCCAATCGTGGCCCCTTGGACAAGTGGCGAGCTCTGCACTCTTGA
- the RPL10L gene encoding ribosomal protein uL16-like isoform X2 — protein MGRRPARCYRYCKNKPYPKSRFCRGVPDALEAARICANKYMVKSCGKDGFHIRVRLHPFHVIRINKMLSCAGADRLQTGMRGAFGKPQGTVARVHIGQVIMSIRTKLQNKEHVIEALRRAKFKFPGRQKIHISKKWGFTKFNADEFEDKLAEKRLIPDGCGVKHIPNRGPLDKWRALHS, from the exons ATGGGTCGCCGCCCTGCTCGCTGTTACCGGTATTGTAAGAACAAGCCGTACCCAAAGTCTCGTTTCTGCCGAGGTGTCCCTGAT GCCCTGGAGGCCGCCCGTATTTGTGCTAACAAGTACATGGTGAAAAGCTGTGGCAAAGATGGCTTTCACATTCGAGTGCGGCTCCATCCCTTTCATGTCATCCGCATCAACAAGATGTTATCCTGTGCTGGGGCTGACAGGCTACAGACGGGTATGCGAGGTGCTTTCGGAAAACCACAGGGTACTGTGGCCAGGGTCCACATTGGACAAGTCATCATGTCCATACGCACCAAGCTTCAGAACAAGGAGCATGTGATTGAAGCCTTACGCAGGGCCAAGTTCAAGTTCCCTGGACGTCAGAAGATCCATATCTCCAAGAAGTGGGGCTTTACCAAGTTTAATGCTGATGAATTTGAAGACAAGTTGGCTGAGAAGCGCCTCATTCCTGATGGTTGTGGAGTGAAACACATCCCCAATCGTGGCCCCTTGGACAAGTGGCGAGCTCTGCACTCTTGA